atttatgaatatttagaTTTCACTCATTAATTATTCGTTaaattttatggattttgttaaaagtaaatttaaagtTGATGTgtggtttaattatttaaatgaaccAGTTTTAGACTTTAAGGACCTAATATTATGTGAAAAGAGACTAAATAAATGAATGTTGTTTGAAATTTCTAAGATACATtcaatttttatgaataaaaaacttaatattatcTGGTTTAGTGCAGCTGATATTGGTTAATGtgttacaaatattatattcCTTATAATATATGATGTGAAAGTTGTATTGATCTTTATTATCTATATACATTAATTGTAACATATATGTATATGGAATTTTTATGACAATGATAACTGATTTTGATGTTTATagtcaataaattattattttcatgtaataagttataaaaaaaaaattagccatataattttttaaaatttcacgTACTGTAtgttaaataattgtaaaatattaaactattttttaaatactatattgatgaaaaaaaaatcgtgATAACAAAGTAATTAagctataaaaaattaaataaataaacttgagtccagaattttaattacatttatttaaaagaataagtcagatttaaatattaatcgttctacaaatcaaattcaaatctCAGTAAATGAATTTTGGCTCTGCTGATTACAAAATTTTTGAGTAATCACACATGATATTACGGAAATTTGAGCAAACAAGGTAAACTAGGTAAAGGtgagttgaaaaaaataatttatttaactattattttacaaatttaaaataaaattaattattttattatttatattctcttcgcttattttttaattagtgtatGTATACTTATTacactataaaaataaaaatattaaaataaaaattcttataaatagtttattaaagtcaaaaatattattttttaggttttcaaaacaataatctaaaaatacttaaaaagtTATGAAAGGGATAACAGGATTGAGAAACTATTGGTGAGTGAGAGACCGAATTGAACTCAAGTGCTAaacaagttataaaattattggcTTAATGACTGTCTTCAAAATACAATACtctgtatatttatttttttaatatatttttaaacatcaAAATGAATGTATTCagacatttttttaagaaaaaaaaaagaattctaCAACAAAATAACTTTTCATCTCACaatgatataattttagttttctaaaaatattttaaatatattgatattttgcagtttcaattaaaactatttttttttaattcctaacttattttttaaattatcactTTTTCTAGCTCAATCAAagtgatatatttatttaaaaaagagaGGGATTATTCtagtagtatatatatatattaattaattaattattttcaatgtaATGGAAAAAATGTTCAAATGATTGTTAACATTGTTGTAATTAGATGTGCTCTATTTCTGGTTTATCTAAAGATTTAGACTTCAAAAttgataacattttatattatcatgtttcaacagacaaaaatatttgaggtaATTATGAATATAATGATGTATAAATTGGAAGTTAATAAAGTATGATAGAGAGAGATGATTGTGATACAGTGAAGCAAACAAAAGTGGACCAATGCACATGATATTTTTGTGAGAAGTCTGGTCACTGTTACCCTTGGAGTTAAGGAAGTACACTTCATTGCTGTGTTCTTCTTCTCCAATTAAAGTGGAGGCCAGGCGAGGGAGTAGTAGTTTTAAGCCTTAAATGCTGTAATTAATTTAGGGAACCGTTTTTTAAATGCTCCAGCAACCACTCACCACATTACGTGCTCCATTTAAATAATGATGCATGGCATTGTTTCAATGCTCATAGTTAAGTTCTCACTGTTGGAAAAAAAGGTCCCCATTTCAGAACTCTCAGCAGTTTGCAATTGTAATGGAGTACCTAATGCAGAAAATCATGATACTATTGGTCACAATTCCATTGTATTCACTTGCTGTGGAAATTCCTCTAGTGAGACAAGTGGCTTCAAAGTATAACGTCTCTTGCATACTGGTTTTTGGAGATTCAAGTGTTGATTCTGGCAACAACAATGTCCTTCACACCACAATGAAAAGCAACTTTCTTCCCTATGGCAAGAACTTCTTTGACAGTCGCCCAACAGGAAGGTTTAGTAATGGAAGACTCGCAACAGACTTTGTTGGTAAAAATATTcaatctcctttttctttttctttttttaatttttattttcttgtttgatgCTATTGGCAATTCAATATGTtgtatgagttttttttatgatatttcaCTTTGAATAACCTAAAAGATTAATTATTAAAGTTACTTGAATTTGTCTAAGTCCTCACAAAAAttaccacaaaaaaaaaatctatgaacAATAATGCACCGACTTGCCTACCGTACCTTGAAATTCAAGTTTCTGTTAAAAGAATAGAGAGGACAAGTATAGAATTTGAGATTACTTGTCATAAAGGTTTTCCATACCTTGTCAAAAAAAATAGGCTGTTAGGTGAAGACATCTGTGTGCTATTAATACACTCTTGATGATTGAGATCATAAGAGCTATTCATTTCTACATTGGTTAAATGATTCATATgaataccttttttttattataaacatcAATTCAATACTCTCTTCTTTCACATCTTATCatgtatatatactttttttttcttctttctgtcTAAAAAAATGTCAACATATCATtgtcattttatataatataacacaTGAAAAAACATCCAAAAGATATATTAGGACTTAACCCTGATCTGGTAAAAGGAAGTTCAGAAGCATTAATCTAAAAATAATCGGAGGTTACGTTTGACATGACTGGTACTACAATTAAAACATCATCTCAGAGCATGAGTTTTTCCAACcagatatattaaaaatacaattaaaacatTGTATCCATGTCACATGTTACGTGTTTTCTCATCTCATGTTAGAAGAAGCCTGTTATATTGCATGTAAACTGAGTATCAGTGTTTCCAATTAAACACTTGCAGCTGAAGCAGTGGGATATAGAAAGGTGATTCCACCGTTTCTGGACCCTAACTTGAAGCCGGAAGATCTTGAGTATGGTGTTAGTTTTGCATCAGCAGCCACGGGATTTGATGATTACACAGCTGAAGTTTCGGTACATAATTCTGTGAACTTGGATACTAGTATTTGCcgaatgttttttgtgatttagCTAGCTAACTGTGGTGTGGTGCAGAATGTTTTGTCTGTTTCAAAACAATTGGAGTATTTTGCGCATTATAAGATCCACTTGAGAAGAAAGGTGGGTGAAGAAAGAGCAGAATTCATTACAAGAAATGCCTTGTATATTATCAGTATGGGTACAAATGACTTCCTTCAGAATTATTTCTTGGAACCTACACGCCCTAAGCAATTCAGCTTGGAAgaatttgagaatttcttgctCTCTCGCTTCACCAAGGACGTTCAGGTTCACTCTTTCTCCGTCTATACCATCAATTCTTGCATTATATCCTTGTTAAAGTtattacaaaagttaaaaacttgTCTAAAACTTCACATAAATGAAACTGTGAAGTTAGCTTATTAATTTACAGGTGTTTATCAAAGTAACTAGTAAAACATAAATGTCAAGAATGATTGCATGTTTCTGTCATATAACAGTTAAAATACACAATGAAAGtcattattaaaaatctaatggaatgtaaaataaacaatataaccATGGATAAActctaattttagaaataaaataaaaaaattaaaaataactcaaAATTATTTCTGCTTAAAtatgatttatgatttttgtttgattttatcaGTTTTATCAGATGATGGAAATGTAGTTCTCTAATGCTAGGAACCTGATTCCATGACTTTAATACTCTCTCCTACTTAGTGTTGCATTTAATTTTGTTGGTGcagttattatattttcttgcaTTGGATGGACCATATATGTCGGAAAGCCTAGGTCACAGGGTGATAATCCCACAGAAAATAACACCAACAATAAAGTGTTATCAATCACACCACACCACATTCATTTCTGATTGACCATTGTGTGGTTAGCAGTTTAACACATATCCACCATAAACAGAACTACATAAGTCTAAATAGTTAACTAACTTATGtagtataagaaataagaaaaaaaataatagcatCACAGTATATTTTTCTGTAGGGCTTTTATTGGTTAAACATTACTTGTCGAAATATCCTTCCTTAACCATCGAAAGATCAGTTCCTAAAATAGTTAAACGATGCTTATCCCATTCCGATAAGTTTCATGTTCAAGGGACTGTCCCTTTCAATCTATTCATGTTCTCTTTTTAATAATGGAAGAAATCTCTTATCCCAAACTATTCAACAAAACAATACCCTTTTCTATAAACTTTACAATGAGTGTTTGAAACGGAACATGTGAAATATGAGTTAATATTTGGTGGTTACAGGAAATGCATAGACTTGGTGCGAGGAGGTTGATCATTGTAGGAGTCCTCCCTCTGGGATGCATTCCACTTATCAAGACACTTAGAAATGCTGAAGGCTGTGATCAAAGTTTAAACAGTGTTGCTCATGCATTCAATGCAAAATTATTACACCAATTAAACGTCTTGAAGACAAAGCTGGGCTTAAGAACTGCTTTGGTTGATGTTTATGGCATGATCCAACGTGCAGTCACCAATCCTAAACAATATGGTTAGTATTCGACTTAATCAATTATCGTGAATTGTGTCTCTTTTGAAGTTACTTTTCTGAGAAGTTATCTAGTTGGTCCTTCACAGCTCAACACAAATGCTTGTGATTTTTAAGCAAAAAAACTAGTCAAAAGTTTATTCTAAACTACTTCTATGTATATGACCTATAGAATAATGCTTTTTTGGTTGAGTGCAGGATTTGTGGAAGGTTCAAAAGGATGTGTTGGGACAGGGACAATAGAATATGGAGATTCATGCAAAGGGGTGAATAGTTGTTCGGATCCAGACAAATATGTATTCTGGGATGCTGTTCATCCGACGCAGAAAATGTACAAGTTAATAGCTGATGAGGCCATTGCatcttttattaatgatttcTTTTGACAGTGATGTCTATATATAATGCATGTGTCAAGATATCTTTGTATCAATGTTGAAAAAGACCCCCTCTGGTTTCAAATAAACTATTGAATTTGAAACTGCAGCCTGTGCACTGTAATGTACAATTAATTctgttatattaaattttagaagaaatatttattatttgagaaGATAAATCTAAGGGTAGGGTATTTTCGTCTTAGAAATATAATACAACCAACCATAGTCCGAATATCGATATTTTTAACTTGTAACCATGCGAATAATTTAAAGTCAAAGATCTATCACTACTaagctaattttttttcaagatatttttatatatgtaagaaatatttacgattttataattttatagaaaataattacttataaagaaattatatattaattaagatttttaacaaaaataacagaaaaaaaattattgtaaatttttttaataaattacaaaaaaaaatcatataatacaaattttaaataatgtatatgattataaatcttaaaattatcCTTCAGATTATAATGGAATGTGATTATAGGGATGATTACCCGtcagattatatatataattaaaatatgattattttgaGTTATTAATTAGTTGTGAAAATATGATTGGTCTTTAGTAATTTCTGCAAGTGAGAAGGGGTTGAGGGAGGTAAATAATGTTTGATGCAAAGCCTAAAACACAGATAAGATTAGGGTAATTAAGCTCCAAAAGGTGTTGATGGTTAGTTGTTGGCTTTGGtgataacaatgaaatgaaattaatgtGAGTTAGGAGTTTGAACATGGGAAAGTCTTACTACGATGAGCAGCAATATTGTGGAAAACAAGTATACATTATGGTTTTGCTATCGGGAAAGTAAGAAGGGAAAGTAAGAAGCTCAAGAGTTGCCAAAAGGGAAGGTTTAGTTGGTCAAACTTATTTTCTTATGTGAATCTCAAATGAAACTATCCTTGATCACAAAGGCAGAATGTACTTGTGTTCAGAATCTAAATATAAGTTTAAGTTTCAGGtcgagtaaaaatgagaaagttgagcgTCATATAAAGATCAAAGTCCATAAACCTATTGTCTTCAAGTTTTGagttaagagtggtgtcaatcccTTATATATAAGTTAGGCTCATGCTCATTGATATTGTATCTTTCTAGTGATCTTCTCTCGAAAAATCCAATAGTTTAGTATCAAACGTCATGTTTCATGGTTTGATGGCGTGATCTTATGTGAGAAATCCAACAAGTGATGGACAATTTGGTAACAAGGATTAAGACATCATAAATTTCACGTCATCtaaatatgaaatcaatttaaatatataaataagatactTTTTGCAACTTTGTATGGATAGGTTGAGTTTAAACTCATCTCTAAACAGAAGATGAGTCTTCAAAGTTTGAAAATTCATCTAGCATCATGAATTAGAAACTTCTGCAAAAATAATGGTGggaaatgattgaaaaatattcaAGATGAATTAGGGGAGGGGAATATTAGCAAAGAGGAGAAACGAAGTGCATCATTTAACGCTCTTAGTTTCCCATGCCTGTATTTAGCGCAATTAATCATGCAAAAACTAATTTGTCGACTTAATCTTTATTAATAATCTATCTAACTCTTAAGAAAtgtaatttaaactaaatttgaacttacaaaatacttatttatataattttatctttaatcaatataccatcttcaatatattttctcATGTCAAACTTGAACATTAATAGtcagataataaaaaatatgataggTCCAACATATAATaggaaatttaattaaaatacatttataatGTTAAGAATATATATGTTTCCTTTATAATAAATCACAAGATATAACAAAATTACTATtttgatctaaaaataaatttcaattaattgagagcgtaaaaaatttatatataccaCTACACGAAAATGAAAATCTAagaatattttgaaatacattgctaaaatgataaaatacatAAAGGAAATAATAGTACAATAATTGaaaccaaaaatagaaaaaatgaataatacaatcCTACAATGTTTAGatgggaaaaaaatcaaatataataaatacattaaccaaatataaaaaaaataataaaagatgaaaactaaaacactatttcaatcatcagtatttcaaaaacactgcattttacatgaaaaaaagaagaagtttatttataaaacattactGATATCGTCCAACGACTTTTCGAACTAGTccaaaaacaaactaaaaattcTTACCTAACAAACTCTTACACTTGTAGCTTTCTAGCATTCTTTTGCTTTGATTCCATTGACTACTACTTTACAACTTTTTTTGCATTTAATTTTGTTGGCACATACATGggattacattttttttctgcatTGAAATGGGCCTCTATGTCAGGAAGCCCAGGCCCCGGCACGATAGGTCCCTACCGAAAACAGCACCAATAATAAAGTGCTATTAATCATaccatattaatataattaaaagaaactactaaaaaacaattcttttattaaaaaccaaaaattaatcaaatagagaaaatattttataagatgaGGTAGAGATAAGATATTGTTTTATTAGAACTATAAATAAATACCGTCACAATCTTATTCCACGTGCATCactttagaattaaatatacTATAGTTTCTAACTTTATCTACAATTAGAATTTGTTTATGttctaaaattgatttcaatttgattttttaattttaaaaataataaatataatttttttgttattttttgttttacatgttaaattatatttcatgaCAAcgtttagattttttatattgtttgacggataaagtaaatttaaccatattatattaaaaagctACTTTCACTCTATTAAAAgttaagattaaaatttatcaaagttgggtacaccaataaattttaattatttcgaACTCTTatcatctttctctttctttatgATCCGAAAGtctttttattgataattaaaattatttcttaaaataataaattttttaatttaagatactttttaatattagttacaTACCCTAaaaccttaaaataaaatattttaccatGTATCTAAGAAAACAACATTATTTATGATGTGTGAAGTTTAGAGTGAAGGTTGGAAAAGCAGCACAGAGTTGAAGCGGAGGAGGGAATAAAGCAGTTTTATATATAAAGCCAAAAAAGTTGAATTGAGTATAAGAATTTGGTGGCCTGAGTGTGGTCCTCATTCCTAGCTGTTTTTGTCTTACGTGATAACGCCAAATTAATGAGTTCTCCCTTTTTAGCGTTAGCGTTGAAAACGCCTACACTCTCTCTAGTACTCCACTTCTTAATGCCAACTTATTTCAGCATCAAATTCTACATTTCTTTTCagacaaacaaaaataaattcataaatatcaTACTATTCATACACATTTCATAT
This portion of the Vigna unguiculata cultivar IT97K-499-35 chromosome 6, ASM411807v1, whole genome shotgun sequence genome encodes:
- the LOC114187609 gene encoding GDSL esterase/lipase At5g45950, with translation MEYLMQKIMILLVTIPLYSLAVEIPLVRQVASKYNVSCILVFGDSSVDSGNNNVLHTTMKSNFLPYGKNFFDSRPTGRFSNGRLATDFVAEAVGYRKVIPPFLDPNLKPEDLEYGVSFASAATGFDDYTAEVSNVLSVSKQLEYFAHYKIHLRRKVGEERAEFITRNALYIISMGTNDFLQNYFLEPTRPKQFSLEEFENFLLSRFTKDVQEMHRLGARRLIIVGVLPLGCIPLIKTLRNAEGCDQSLNSVAHAFNAKLLHQLNVLKTKLGLRTALVDVYGMIQRAVTNPKQYGFVEGSKGCVGTGTIEYGDSCKGVNSCSDPDKYVFWDAVHPTQKMYKLIADEAIASFINDFF